In Helianthus annuus cultivar XRQ/B chromosome 9, HanXRQr2.0-SUNRISE, whole genome shotgun sequence, the following are encoded in one genomic region:
- the LOC110875237 gene encoding TMV resistance protein N, which yields MGMMNCISTDPLAKGEDLNSACEILSNPLNLFLTHRHEAKFIERIVKDISLKPHFINSSVDGKLVGMGPVEMSSVPTGIKGMGGGGKTTLPRAVFDHISNWFDGKSFVGNVKEDSKRSSSGLRKPQKQILKNVLNDDDIDVAGVSDVKSKMKKYMGSKKVLIVLDDVDDIGQLEALAGDEAICLFSRYAFGREIPNQGYRELSGKVVHYDAGLLLTIKVLGSHLCGRSKNEWVDALERLKTIPLKETLEKLELSYNGLEDDQKEIFLDIACILKGETKKNAIRILESCGFRAQIGLRVLEQKSLITISMVVYDDDNDDQDEMLHLHDHIEEMGRNIVRRLHPDDPKRHSRLWIKEEIEDILVNESGTKATRSIILKNTDLHTSIVIKGLRNMTELRFLYVNSGYGGWNVDAVLNKLRFLDLRFSKLGTLDLGMTPNLEMLHLEGCQEFAELRMHVEYPKLKFLNLSGSMVSTFNLGLTPHLETLNLRDCNNFVDLHMPVKCPNLEFLDLIGSKVSYLNLGMTPHLKTLCIGGCNKYVELHMPNECPNLEILVLNDSKVSNFDLGMTPHLKWLNLEECKNLVELHMPFECPKLKFLSLRGSKVHNFNLGLTPNLKRLDLGRCKEFVELHMPVECPKLKFLDLSGSKVTNLNLGLTPYLEVLNLKEFGLDSVAALDLTAESLDICPLHPNSNLPKFQFKCKYDEPLSSSSGNLEKLISFGLCACTNLQSFSASICGLQCLQVLTLEGSIPEVPKDLGQLESLEEINLLLKRIKSLPDSICKLKHLKSLKLRSCFLLEQLPNDLGRLEGLVELYIEDCISLRDIPNSICNMKCLEYLHLSNCIQVEKLPKKLGRLKRLIEIDIRGTSISRLPQSIIQRAVFC from the exons ATGGGCATGATGAATTGTATCAGTACCGACCCGTTAGCCAAGGGCGAAG ATTTGAACTCTGCTTGTGAGATTTTGAGTAATCCATTGAATCTTTTTTTAACACACAGGCATGAAGCAAAATTCATCGAAAGAATCGTTAAAGATATTTCACTAAAGCCACATTTTATCAATTCGAGTGTTGATGGGAAATTAGTAGGCATGGGACCCGTAgagatgagctcggtaccgactG GGATCAAGGGTATGGGAGGTGGTGGGAAAACGACCTTACCCAGAGCTGTTTTTGATCACATATCCAATTGGTTTGATGGTAAAAGCTTTGTTGGGAATGTCAAAGAAGATTCAAAACGTTCTTCGTCTGGTTTAAGGAAACCGCAAAAACAGATCCTTAAAAATGTGCTAAATGATGACGACATTGATGTAGCTGGTGTTTCTGATGTAAAAAGTAAGATGAAAAAATACATGGGTAGTAAAAAGGTTCTTATAGTTCTAGATGATGTGGATGATATAGGCCAGCTTGAAGCGTTAGCAG GTGACGAAGCAATTTGCCTGTTTAGTAGGTATGCGTTTGGAAGGGAGATTCCAAATCAAGGATACCGAGAGTTATCCGGAAAAGTTGTACATTACGATGCTGGTCTTCTCTTAAcaatcaaagttttgggttcacATCTTTGTGGTAGAAGTAAGAATGAATGGGTAGATGCGTTAGAAAGACTAAAAACAATTCCTTTGAAGGAAACTTTGGAGAAATTGGAACTAAGTTATAATGGTCTAGAGGATGatcaaaaagaaatatttttagatatTGCTTGCATACTAAAAGGCGAAACAAAGAAGAATGCAATCAGAATACTTGAAAGCTGTGGATTTCGTGCTCAGATTGGTCTAAGAGTTCTTGAACAGAAATCTTTAATAACTATATCTATGGTTGTTTATGATGATGATAACGACGACCAGGACGAGATGTTGCATTTGCATGACCATATAGAAGAAATGGGCAGGAATATTGTTCGGCGTTTGCACCCTGATGATCCTAAGAGACATAGTCGGTTATGGATTAAAGAGGAAATTGAAGATATATTGGTTAATGAATCG GGTACTAAAGCAACCAGAAGTATTATACTGAAGAATACAGATCTCCATACATCGATTGTCATAAAAGGTCTTAGAAACATGACCGAACTTAGATTTCTGTATGTGAATAGTGGATATGGTGGATGGAATGTTGATGCA GTTCTTAATAAGCTAAGGTTCCTTGACCTTAGATTTTCAAAGCTGGGAACCCTTGACCTTGGGATGACTCCAAATCTTGAGATGTTACATCTTGAAGGATGTCAAGAATTTGCAGAATTGCGCATGCATGTTGAATATCCAAAGCTCAAATTTCTCAACCTGAGTGGTTCTATGGTGAGTACCTTTAACCTTGGGTTGACTCCACATCTTGAGACATTAAATCTTCGAGACTGTAATAACTTTGTAGATCTCCACATGCCCGTTAAATGCCCGAACCTCGAATTTCTCGACCTCATTGGTTCTAAGGTGAGTTACTTAAACCTTGGGATGACTCCACATCTTAAGACGTTATGTATTGGAGGATGTAATAAATATGTAGAACTCCACATGCCTAATGAATGTCCGAACCTCGAAATCCTTGTCCTCAATGATTCTAAGGTGAGTAACTTTGACCTTGGGATGACTCCACATCTCAAGTGGTTAAATCTGGAAGAATGTAAAAACCTTGTAGAACTCCATATGCCCTTTGAATGTCCAAAGCTCAAATTTCTTAGCCTCCGTGGTTCTAAGGTTCATAACTTTAACCTTGGATTGACTCCAAATCTCAAAAGGTTAGATCTTGGAAGATGTAAGGAGTTTGTAGAACTCCACATGCCTGTTGAATGCCCGAAGCTCAAATTCCTCGACCTAAGTGGTTCTAAGGTGACTAACCTTAATCTTGGTCTCACTCCATATCTGGAGGTGTTAAATCTTAAAGAAT TTGGTCTTGATTCTGTAGCTGCATTAGATTTAACTGCAGAGTCCCTAGACATATGCCCGCTACATCCTAACAGTAATTTGCCGAAGTTTCAGTTTAAATGTAAATATGACGAACCTCTATCCTCATCGAGTGGAAACCTTGAGAAGCTTATTTCTTTTGGTCTATGTGCTTGCACAAACCTTCAGTCTTTTTCAGCAAGCATTTGTGgtttacaatgtttacaagttcTTACACTTGAAGGCAGTATTCCTGAGGTGCCCAAGGATTTGGGGCAGTTAGAAAGTCTAGAAGAGATAAATTTGTTGTTGAAACGGATTAAGAGTCTTCCAGATAGCATTTGTAAGTTGAAACATCTGAAATCTCTTAAACTTAGATCTTGTTTCCTTCTTGAGCAGTTACCCAATGATCTTGGCAGATTAGAGGGTTTGGTGGAGTTATACATAGAGGATTGTATATCTTTACGAGATATTCCGAATAGCATTTGTAACATGAAATGTTTAGAATATTTACATCTCTCCAATTGTATTCAAGTTGAAAAATTGCCAAAGAAACTTGGACGTTTGAAACGTTTAATAGAGATAGATATAAGAGGTACAAGCATAAGCCGTCTACCACAGAGCATCATCCAGAGAGCAGTTTTCTGCTGA